A window of the Cucurbita pepo subsp. pepo cultivar mu-cu-16 chromosome LG01, ASM280686v2, whole genome shotgun sequence genome harbors these coding sequences:
- the LOC111794883 gene encoding uncharacterized protein LOC111794883, translated as MLPDTSENEPKLYREAKGISEWENAMMEEISALEKNDTCELVPKPHDADLITCKWTYKVKKKADGRIDRHKTRLVVRGFSQQYGRDYDETFSPIVRMVTLRTIISLAASKSWKLWQLDVKNAFVYRELDGDIFMK; from the exons ATGTTACCAG ATACAAGTGAAAATGAGCCGAAGTTGTACCgtgaagctaaaggaatttCAGAATGGGAAAATGCAATGATGGAAGAAATTTCAgcacttgaaaaaaatgacaCCTGTGAGCTTGTACCAAAGCCTCATGATGCCGATTTAATTACTTGTAAGTGGACTTACAAGGTAAAGAAAAAAGCGGATGGTAGAATTGATAGACACAAAACTCGTCTTGTTGTTCGTGGGTTCTCTCAGCAATATGGTCGAGACTATGATGAGACTTTTAGTCCGATCGTAAGAATGGTAACATTACGAACAATCATCTCTTTAGCTGCTAGTAAAAGCTGGAAATTATGGCAGCTTGATGTGAAAAATGCTTTCGTTTACAGAGAGTTGGATGGTGATATTTTTATGAAGTAG